TTCGTGCGCATCATCTCGCTCCCCTATCGACGCGGCCTGACGGAAGCGTTGCGCGCCGGGTTCTCGGTGGCGCGCGGCACGATTGTCGTATTCTATCCCGCCGATCGGCAGTTTCACCCCGCCGATATTCCGCGCTTGGTGGAAAAAGTGCGATCCGGGTATGATCTCGTCACCGGCCGCAAGATCGGTCAGTACAGCAAGCGATTCGTTTCCAGCTTTTACAATCGGCTCTCGCGCTGGCTGTTTCCGTCGATTCAGGTGTCCGATCTGAACTCCGTCAAGGCATTCCGGAGGGAGCTGATCGACGTATTCGATTATCGCCACGACTGGCATCGGTTCTGGGTGGCGATCGCCTCCGAACTGGGGTTCCGGATCGGGGAGGTCGATGTCACGTTGTATGACCGTCCGTCGGGTCGCTCCAAGTTCGGTTTCTGGCGGATTCCCGCCGGCGTACTCGATTTGCTCGCCGTCAAATTCCAGTATCACACGATGCGACGTCCGCTGTGGTATTTCGGGCTGACCGGCAGCATGATGCTGACATTGTCGTTTCTGGTGGGATTGGTGGCGCTTTACAACCGCTTCGTGCTGCAGTCGGGCAACCGTGCGCTGGCGTTGTTGGTTATGGCCCTGGGATTGGCCGGCATCATGCTGTTTGCGCTGGGCTTTCTGGCGGAGGCAATCTCCGGAATTCGGCAACAAGTCGAGGCGCTGCGCAGCACGCCGAAGTATCAGGTCTTCAAGCCCCCGACGGCCGACGGGCGCCCCGGACGCAGCGATCGACCACCGCGAGATTCGCGGGGCGCCCCCGATCGCCGACGTCCGCACGACACGCGACAAACCGGCCGAGCACCACAACGCTCTCGACCCCCGTCGGAGCAGCGCGCCGCCAACGACCGTGCCGCACCGGCAGTCGTTAAGCCGGATGAGCCCCAGGCAGCGTCAAGCGCGGTTTCGCCGTCTCCCTCGTTGGATCGTCCTGAACGCGCGCGCGCGGGAGAAGATGCGCGAGAACGCGAGGGCCCGGCTTCACGCACGGTCGATTCGGCGCGGCCGCGCAACGACGAATCAGCGCTCGCACCCGACGATTCGATCCAAACCGGCGGCAATCTGTATGGCCGTCGACGCCGTTGAGCGGTGATGTGGCCAGCAGCGGCGATCGCCTGGACGTCCTCTATCTGACACACAACTATCCACGCCATTCCGGCGACTTCGCCGGACGATTTGTTGCGCGGCTGGCGCAGCTTGTCGCTGCACGCGGTTTGCGCGTCGGCGTTCTGGCCCCGCATCATGCCGGGGCTTCCGAAGAGGAGATTAGTGAAGGAATCCCGGTCTGGCGTTTCCGTTACGGTTCCGATGAATCCGAACAGATCGCATACCGCGGCGATTTCCGGGGCATGTCGCTGACCGGCCCACGCGGGGTGTGGGCGCACGCGCGGTTCATTCGTGCCTTCCGGCGCGCCGCGTCGACTCTCATCGCGCGGACCGATCCCCGTCTGCTGCACGCGCATTGGTGGATTCCCGGTGGGTGGGTCGCTCGCACGTGTGCCGGTCGCATTCCGTATCTGGTGACAACCCACGGTACCGATGTGCGGCTCCTTGCATCCCGTCGATGGCTTCGGCCCCTGGCAGGGAAGGTCTTTGCAAGTGCATCGCGCGTGACCACTGTGTCGACGTGGCTCGGCGGTGTCTTGCGCTCGCACGTCGGCATCCCTCAGTCAAAGCTCGGCGTGGCGCCGATGCCCCCCGATGATGAGACCTTCGCTCCGAGCGATGCTCCCGCACACGATCAAGACAGTCCGGTGATTCTTGCGGTCACACGGTTCACGCCCCAAAAGCGCAATGAAGTGTTGCTCGAAGCGCTGTGCCTGCTCAGAGGCCGGGGGCAGCGTCTTCACTGTCGTGTGGCCGGTGAGGGG
This genomic stretch from Candidatus Zixiibacteriota bacterium harbors:
- a CDS encoding glycosyltransferase codes for the protein MNESQQRDWRPDVSIVVPAHNEESNVGILLDQFGELSQKARFSLEVVMVDDGSTDQTMPRLVDAQRKYRFVRIISLPYRRGLTEALRAGFSVARGTIVVFYPADRQFHPADIPRLVEKVRSGYDLVTGRKIGQYSKRFVSSFYNRLSRWLFPSIQVSDLNSVKAFRRELIDVFDYRHDWHRFWVAIASELGFRIGEVDVTLYDRPSGRSKFGFWRIPAGVLDLLAVKFQYHTMRRPLWYFGLTGSMMLTLSFLVGLVALYNRFVLQSGNRALALLVMALGLAGIMLFALGFLAEAISGIRQQVEALRSTPKYQVFKPPTADGRPGRSDRPPRDSRGAPDRRRPHDTRQTGRAPQRSRPPSEQRAANDRAAPAVVKPDEPQAASSAVSPSPSLDRPERARAGEDAREREGPASRTVDSARPRNDESALAPDDSIQTGGNLYGRRRR
- a CDS encoding glycosyltransferase family 4 protein; protein product: MASSGDRLDVLYLTHNYPRHSGDFAGRFVARLAQLVAARGLRVGVLAPHHAGASEEEISEGIPVWRFRYGSDESEQIAYRGDFRGMSLTGPRGVWAHARFIRAFRRAASTLIARTDPRLLHAHWWIPGGWVARTCAGRIPYLVTTHGTDVRLLASRRWLRPLAGKVFASASRVTTVSTWLGGVLRSHVGIPQSKLGVAPMPPDDETFAPSDAPAHDQDSPVILAVTRFTPQKRNEVLLEALCLLRGRGQRLHCRVAGEGGGLEEQFKAQVVDRGLSDSIEMLGALPASRLADEYRGADVTVLCSVDEGFGMALVEAQLCGCATVGVRSGGITDIIDDGKTGYLARPDDASDLARVLGLALANGDRRRLLAAAGRESALARYSSGAIAERFVGWYRELI